Proteins encoded within one genomic window of Suricata suricatta isolate VVHF042 chromosome 17, meerkat_22Aug2017_6uvM2_HiC, whole genome shotgun sequence:
- the P3H4 gene encoding endoplasmic reticulum protein SC65 has translation MLYHNQTAELRELLEFAHMYLQSDDEMELEETVSPVEPKDPPSDAEFEGEGDYEEGIYADWWQEPDAKGDEAEAELEPELA, from the exons ATGCTCTACCACAATCAGACAGCAGAGCTCCGGGAGCTGCTGGAGTTCGCACATATGTACCTGCAGTCCGATGACGAG ATGGAGCTGGAAGAGACAGTGTCACCTGTGGAGCCCAAGGATCCCCCATCCGATGCCGAGTTCGAGGGGGAGGGGGACTACGAGGAGGGCATCTATGCTGACTGGTGGCAGGAGCCGGATGCCAAGGGTGATGAGGCAGAGGCCG agctGGAGCCTGAACTAGCATGA